A DNA window from Pseudorasbora parva isolate DD20220531a chromosome 19, ASM2467924v1, whole genome shotgun sequence contains the following coding sequences:
- the rnf5 gene encoding E3 ubiquitin-protein ligase RNF5: MMASRPRESETQECTRSECERERMEAAEQQRSSSDGAPARGAGVPGSGGGAGPGGSAEGERDRDRATFECNICLDTARDAVISLCGHLFCWPCLHQWLETRPSRQQCPVCKAGISRDKVIPLYGRGSTSQEDPRLKTPPRPQGQRTEPESRGFQGFGDTGFHMSFGIGAFPFGFFTTVFNANDPFHRPDPHYVGEHQGNGNANNGNNWQDSLFLFLAIFFFFWMLSV, encoded by the exons ATGATGGCGTCACGTCCGCGCGAGAGCGAGACGCAGGAGTGTACGCGCAGTGAGTGCGAGCGCGAGAGGATGGAGGCCGCAGAGCAGCAGCGGAGCTCGAGTGACGGCGCGCCCGCCAGAGGAGCGGGGGTCCCCGGCAGCGGAGGCGGAGCAGGGCCGGGAGGAAGCGCGGAGGGCGAGCGGGACAGAGATCGGGCCACTTTCGAGTGTAACATATGCCTGGACACCGCCCGAGACGCGGTCATCAGCCTCTGCGGACACCTGTTCTG TTGGCCTTGTCTTCatcag TGGCTGGAGACGCGGCCCAGCCGGCAGCAGTGTCCGGTGTGTAAAGCAGGAATCAGCCGAGATAAAGTCATTCCTCTGTACGGCCGCGGCAGCACCAGCCAGGAAGATCCCAG atTGAAAACGCCACCACGACCTCAGGGTCAAAGGACAGAGCCTGAGAGCAGAGGG TTCCAGGGTTTTGGCGACACAGGCTTTCACATGTCGTTTGGGATCGGGGCTTTTCCGTTCGGTTTTTTCACCACAGTCTTTAACGCCAACGACCCTTTCCACAGACCAG atcCTCATTATGTAGGCGAACATCAAGGCAACGGCAATGCCAACAACGGCAACAACTGGCAGGACTCGCTCTTCCTCTTCCTGgccatcttcttcttcttctggatgctgagtgtgtga